From Coffea arabica cultivar ET-39 chromosome 10e, Coffea Arabica ET-39 HiFi, whole genome shotgun sequence, one genomic window encodes:
- the LOC113710976 gene encoding 18.1 kDa class I heat shock protein-like → MSVFPLQSMLLNTFSSESSCCSMDWKETPEAHVFKFDLPGLTKEDVKVQIHDNQVLHLSADRKDEDNQETGESDDRKRGGGGGGEYKWHCKERICGGSFQREFRLPEDALVDQIKASMSDGVLVVTVPKDHHLKKKKLKHGAVEISGVDGRNDAFSPKGFVRFVCCKA, encoded by the coding sequence ATGTCAGTATTTCCGCTGCAATCAATGCTGTTGAATACCTTCTCGTCCGAGTCTTCATGCTGCTCAATGGACTGGAAGGAAACCCCAGAAGCCCACGTTTTCAAGTTTGATCTTCCGGGACTGACAAAAGAAGACGTGAAAGTCCAAATTCACGACAACCAGGTTCTCCATTTAAGTGCTGACAGGAAAGATGAGGATAATCAGGAAACTGGTGAGTCTGATGATCGAAAGcgtggtggtggtgggggtgGTGAGTATAAGTGGCACTGCAAAGAGCGGATTTGTGGTGGGAGTTTCCAGAGGGAGTTTCGGTTGCCTGAAGATGCATTGGTTGATCAGATCAAGGCTTCAATGAGTGATGGGGTGTTGGTTGTTACCGTGCCTAAAGATCAtcatttgaagaagaaaaagttgaAGCACGGAGCAGTTGAAATTTCAGGTGTGGATGGCCGAAATGATGCTTTTTCTCCTAAAGGATTTGTAAGGTTTGTTTGCTGCAAAGCTTAG
- the LOC113711976 gene encoding probable glucan 1,3-beta-glucosidase A, with the protein MAALQYSQIVTFFLLFCFFISVSHGRVPPAGADFRVKAVNLGGWLVTEGWIKPSLFDGIPNNDFLDGTGLQFKSVAVGKYLAAETGGGTIVVANRTSASGWETFKLWRINETTFNFRVFNKQFVGLDKAGNGINIVAVASTPGIWETFQIVRKSDDVNRVRIRASNGFFLQVKTEELVTADFQGNGTWADDDPSVFLITSAGGYQGEFQVTNGYGPVKAPLVMGEHWRTFIVEDDFKFVAGNGLNAVRIPVGWWIASGPNPPKPFVAGALRALDNAFFWARKYGLKVIIDLHAAPGSQNPWEHSGTRDGSQEWGLTEDSINQTVAVIDFLTARYAKSPSLLAVELLNEPLSPGVSLDTLSKYYKAGYDAVRRHSSTAYVILSNRLGPADSTELIPLASGLTRSVIDVHYYNLFSDVYSNLTVQQNIDIIQTNRTAQLARITSANGPLVFVGEWVAEWEVSGATKEDYQRFAAAQLEVYGRATFGWAYWTLKNVVNHWSLEWMIKNGYIKL; encoded by the exons ATGGCCGCCTTACAATATAGCCAAATAGTCACCTTCTTCCTCCTCTTTTGTTTCTTCATATCAGTTTCTCATGGGAGGGTTCCCCCAGCTGGAGCTGACTTTCGAGTTAAAGCTGTTAATCTCGGAGGTTGGCTAGTCACAGAAGGCTGGATCAAACCATCCCTTTTCGACGGCATTCCCAACAACGATTTTTTG GATGGAACCGGGTTACAGTTCAAGTCAGTAGCGGTTGGAAAGTATCTCGCAGCAGAAACAGGTGGAGGGACAATCGTAGTTGCAAACAGAACATCTGCTTCTGGATGGGAAACGTTCAAA TTGTGGAGGATTAACGAGACCACATTTAATTTCCGGGTTTTTAACAAACAATTCGTGGGATTAGACAAGGCCGGCAATGGAATTAATATCGTAGCCGTTGCAAGTACACCAGGAATATGGGAGACATTTCAGATCGTCAGAAAATCGGATGATGTAAACCGTGTCCGGATTCGAGCATCAAATGGATTTTTCTTGCAG GTAAAGACAGAGGAACTTGTTACTGCTGATTTTCAAGGAAATGGCACATGGGCAGACGATGATCCCTCAGTTTTCTTGATTACATCTGCTGGAGGATACCAGGGTGAATTTCAAGTAACCAACGGCTATGGCCCAGTCAAGGCACCACTAGTCATGGGG GAACACTGGAGGACATTTATAGTGGAGGATGACTTCAAATTCGTAGCAGGGAATGGATTGAATGCTGTGAGAATTCCAGTTGGGTGGTGGATTGCCAGTGGCCCCAATCCCCCTAAGCCTTTTGTGGCTGGAGCCTTGCGCGCCTTAGACAACGCCTTCTTCTGGGCTCG GAAATACGGCCTTAAGGTCATAATTGATCTACATGCCGCACCGGGCTCTCAAAATCCTTGGGAACACAGTGGCACCAGAGATGGTTCTCAAGAATGGGGATTGACCGAAGACAGCATTAACCAGACAGTGGCCGTCATAGACTTCCTAACTGCTAG atatgcAAAGAGCCCAAGTCTATTAGCAGTTGAGCTACTGAATGAGCCTCTTTCACCCGGGGTTTCTTTGGACACCCTTTCCAAGTACTATAAGGCTGGTTATGATGCAGTCCGCAGGCACTCCTCCACTGCTTATGTAATACTGTCCAACCGATTAGGCCCCGCTGATAGCACGGAGCTGATTCCTCTCGCCAGCGGGCTCACAAGATCTGTTATTGATGTCCATTACTACAATCTTTTTTCCGATGTATACAGCAATTTGACTGTTCAACAGAACATTGATATTATACAAACCAATAGGACAGCTCAATTGGCCAGAATCACATCAGCAAATGGACCTCTCGTTTTTGTTG GTGAATGGGTGGCTGAATGGGAAGTTAGCGGCGCCACtaaagaagattaccaaaggtttGCAGCAGCACAATTGGAAGTGTATGGGAGAGCAACATTTGGATGGGCATATTGGACTCTTAAAAATGTTGTTAACCACTGGAGTTTGGAGTGGATGATAAAAAATGGTTACATCAAGCTTTAA
- the LOC113711659 gene encoding 2,3-bisphosphoglycerate-dependent phosphoglycerate mutase 1-like isoform X1, translating into MQMMATTVFQQALGTLESHSCLSSSGFRHECGSASVKLISKDFKVDIALMRRGNYCSKKRSFSLIQASTSQTTVFDPVSSPLHKTANDSKKKPSEAALILIRHGESMWNEKNLFTGCVDVPLTKKGVEEAIEAGKRISNIPIDLIYTSALIRAQMTAMLAMTQHRRKKVPIIQHEENEQARAWSQIFSEETNKQCIPVITAWQLNERMYGELQGLNKQETADKYGKAKVQEWRRSYDIPPPNGESLEMCAERAVAYFQEHIEPQLQSGKNVMIAAHGNSLRSIIMYLDKLTSQEVISLELSTGIPMLYIFKEGSFIRRGSPVAPTEAGVYAYTKRLAQYRQRLDEMLQ; encoded by the exons ATGCAAAT GATGGCCACCACAGTGTTTCAGCAAGCTCTTGGGACTCTTGAATCCCACAGTTGCTTGAGTAGTTCTGGATTTCGCCATGAGTGTGGAAGTGCTTCAGTGAAGTTGATCTCAAAGGATTTCAAGGTTGATATTGCCCTGATGAGAAGAGGGAACTATTGCTCTAAAAAGAGAAGTTTCAGTCtaattcaagcctcaacttcTCAAACAACTGTCTTTGACCCTGTGTCTTCTCCATTGCACAAGACAGCCAATGACTCAAAGAAGAAGCCAA GTGAAGCAGCTCTGATCCTGATTAGGCATGGTGAGTCTATGTGGAATGAGAAAAACCTGTTCACTGGCTGTGTTGATGTTCCATTGACAAAAAAAGGTGTTGAAGAGGCAATTGAAGCGGGAAAAAGAATCAGCAATATACCTATTGACTTGATTTATACATCTGCTTTGATTCGTGCACAGATGACTGCTATGCTAGCCATGACCCAGCACCGACGCAAGAAG GTTCCAATCATTCAACATGAAGAGAATGAGCAAGCAAGAGCTTGGAGTCAAATTTTTAGTGAAGAGACCAACAAACAATGTATTCCTGTTATAACAGCATGGCAATTGAATGAAAGGAT GTATGGGGAACTGCAGGGTCTAAATAAGCAGGAAACAGCAGATAAATATGGGAAGGCAAAAGTTCAAGAGTGGCGCCGTAGTTATGATATACCTCCACCAAATGGCGAGAGCTTAGAGATGTGTGCTGAGAGAGCCGTTGCCTACTTCCAAGAACAT ATTGAACCCCAACTTCAGTCTGGGAAAAATGTAATGATTGCGGCCCATGGGAACTCATTGAGATCAATCATCATGTATCTTGACAAGCTGACTTCTCAAGAG GTTATAAGTTTGGAACTCTCTACTGGCATACCCATGCTTTACATATTCAAGGAGGGAAGCTTTATTCGAAGGGGAAGTCCAGTGGCACCAACTGAGGCGGGGGTTTATGCTTATACTAAG CGTTTGGCCCAATATAGGCAGAGGTTAGATGAGATGCTTCAATAA
- the LOC113711659 gene encoding 2,3-bisphosphoglycerate-dependent phosphoglycerate mutase 1-like isoform X2, producing the protein MATTVFQQALGTLESHSCLSSSGFRHECGSASVKLISKDFKVDIALMRRGNYCSKKRSFSLIQASTSQTTVFDPVSSPLHKTANDSKKKPSEAALILIRHGESMWNEKNLFTGCVDVPLTKKGVEEAIEAGKRISNIPIDLIYTSALIRAQMTAMLAMTQHRRKKVPIIQHEENEQARAWSQIFSEETNKQCIPVITAWQLNERMYGELQGLNKQETADKYGKAKVQEWRRSYDIPPPNGESLEMCAERAVAYFQEHIEPQLQSGKNVMIAAHGNSLRSIIMYLDKLTSQEVISLELSTGIPMLYIFKEGSFIRRGSPVAPTEAGVYAYTKRLAQYRQRLDEMLQ; encoded by the exons ATGGCCACCACAGTGTTTCAGCAAGCTCTTGGGACTCTTGAATCCCACAGTTGCTTGAGTAGTTCTGGATTTCGCCATGAGTGTGGAAGTGCTTCAGTGAAGTTGATCTCAAAGGATTTCAAGGTTGATATTGCCCTGATGAGAAGAGGGAACTATTGCTCTAAAAAGAGAAGTTTCAGTCtaattcaagcctcaacttcTCAAACAACTGTCTTTGACCCTGTGTCTTCTCCATTGCACAAGACAGCCAATGACTCAAAGAAGAAGCCAA GTGAAGCAGCTCTGATCCTGATTAGGCATGGTGAGTCTATGTGGAATGAGAAAAACCTGTTCACTGGCTGTGTTGATGTTCCATTGACAAAAAAAGGTGTTGAAGAGGCAATTGAAGCGGGAAAAAGAATCAGCAATATACCTATTGACTTGATTTATACATCTGCTTTGATTCGTGCACAGATGACTGCTATGCTAGCCATGACCCAGCACCGACGCAAGAAG GTTCCAATCATTCAACATGAAGAGAATGAGCAAGCAAGAGCTTGGAGTCAAATTTTTAGTGAAGAGACCAACAAACAATGTATTCCTGTTATAACAGCATGGCAATTGAATGAAAGGAT GTATGGGGAACTGCAGGGTCTAAATAAGCAGGAAACAGCAGATAAATATGGGAAGGCAAAAGTTCAAGAGTGGCGCCGTAGTTATGATATACCTCCACCAAATGGCGAGAGCTTAGAGATGTGTGCTGAGAGAGCCGTTGCCTACTTCCAAGAACAT ATTGAACCCCAACTTCAGTCTGGGAAAAATGTAATGATTGCGGCCCATGGGAACTCATTGAGATCAATCATCATGTATCTTGACAAGCTGACTTCTCAAGAG GTTATAAGTTTGGAACTCTCTACTGGCATACCCATGCTTTACATATTCAAGGAGGGAAGCTTTATTCGAAGGGGAAGTCCAGTGGCACCAACTGAGGCGGGGGTTTATGCTTATACTAAG CGTTTGGCCCAATATAGGCAGAGGTTAGATGAGATGCTTCAATAA